A single window of Arcobacter venerupis DNA harbors:
- a CDS encoding diguanylate cyclase: MQNNFIMSNDKKYNFSELVDIAEFEEILISFYKATGIPNALVGKDGKIIFQTGWIDACALFHRANIETNSRCLESNYALMENVSNGKVSSAYCKNGLIDYATPIVIEDQILATLFLGQVLNEAPNIKFFQNQAQEFNYDETEYLKAIKSVPIISKEKMKSNMDCVVRMAQILAKNGLAKLRESELSNDLHKSTKEKIQLKDILDFSPVGISWSDINGDIEYVNHKFIELFGYTLDDIPTIETWYKKAYSDLRYQKDEIKSWHRDILLSGKINKPIHISEREVTINCKDGSERRVLVNISWLGEKCLANFNDITEHWKSELRNRTHDSMLEMVAKDSSLSDILHTIVKNIELEDSASLCSILLLDKEGKKLLLGASPSLPDFYNNAINGTTIGLGVGSCGTAAFLASRVIVEDITTHEYWKPYKGLALKAGLISCWSEPIISSIGNVLGTFAIYHKEKKSPTSNDIERITFAANLAAIAIENRNARKELEHRAYSDYLTGLSNRRYFIEQAELELSRYNRYSGELSLLMFDIDFFKKINDTYGHNIGDLVLQKIADISRMILRDIDILGRIGGEEFAVLLPETNLEDSIKVAERMRIEILNAKLVLDKKRIVYFTASFGVVAANNNSTIDDLLIKADKALYKAKNAGRNRVCTY, translated from the coding sequence ATGCAAAATAACTTTATAATGAGTAATGATAAAAAATATAACTTTAGCGAGTTAGTTGATATTGCTGAATTTGAAGAAATATTAATAAGTTTTTATAAGGCAACAGGAATTCCCAATGCTCTTGTAGGAAAAGATGGCAAGATTATCTTCCAAACTGGCTGGATTGATGCTTGTGCATTATTTCATAGAGCCAATATTGAAACAAATTCACGATGTTTAGAAAGTAATTATGCTTTAATGGAAAATGTTTCTAATGGTAAAGTTAGTAGTGCTTATTGTAAAAATGGGCTAATTGATTATGCAACTCCTATTGTAATTGAAGATCAAATATTAGCAACTTTATTTTTGGGACAAGTTTTAAACGAAGCTCCAAATATCAAATTTTTTCAAAATCAAGCTCAAGAATTTAATTATGATGAAACAGAATATCTTAAAGCTATAAAATCAGTTCCTATTATAAGTAAAGAGAAGATGAAATCAAATATGGATTGTGTTGTAAGAATGGCACAAATATTAGCAAAAAATGGTTTAGCAAAATTACGAGAATCTGAATTGTCAAATGATTTACATAAAAGTACAAAAGAGAAAATTCAATTAAAAGATATTTTAGATTTTTCTCCTGTTGGCATTTCTTGGTCTGATATTAATGGTGACATTGAGTATGTTAATCATAAATTTATTGAATTATTTGGATATACACTTGATGATATTCCTACTATTGAAACTTGGTATAAAAAAGCTTATTCTGATTTAAGATATCAAAAGGATGAAATAAAATCTTGGCATAGGGATATTCTATTATCAGGTAAGATAAATAAACCTATACATATTTCAGAAAGAGAAGTTACTATTAATTGTAAAGATGGAAGTGAACGGCGAGTGCTTGTTAATATTTCTTGGTTAGGAGAAAAATGTTTAGCAAATTTTAATGATATAACTGAACATTGGAAAAGTGAATTAAGAAATAGAACCCATGATTCCATGTTAGAAATGGTTGCAAAAGATTCGTCTTTATCAGATATTTTACATACAATTGTAAAAAATATTGAGTTAGAAGATTCAGCTTCTTTATGTAGTATATTATTACTTGATAAAGAAGGAAAAAAACTTTTATTAGGTGCTTCACCTAGTTTGCCAGATTTTTATAATAATGCAATTAATGGTACAACAATAGGTTTAGGCGTTGGTTCTTGCGGGACAGCTGCATTTCTAGCAAGTCGAGTTATTGTAGAAGATATTACTACTCATGAGTATTGGAAACCGTATAAAGGATTAGCATTAAAAGCTGGATTGATTTCTTGTTGGTCTGAACCAATTATTTCTTCAATTGGGAATGTATTGGGAACTTTTGCTATTTATCATAAAGAGAAAAAAAGTCCTACTTCAAATGATATTGAGCGTATAACTTTTGCTGCAAATTTAGCAGCGATTGCAATAGAAAATAGAAATGCTCGTAAAGAGCTTGAGCATAGAGCATACTCAGATTATTTAACAGGTTTATCTAATAGACGATATTTTATAGAACAAGCAGAATTAGAGTTATCAAGATATAATAGATATTCAGGTGAATTATCTTTATTAATGTTCGATATAGACTTTTTTAAAAAAATTAATGATACTTATGGTCATAATATTGGAGATTTAGTTTTACAAAAAATTGCAGATATAAGTCGTATGATTTTACGAGATATTGATATTCTTGGACGAATTGGAGGTGAAGAGTTTGCTGTTTTATTGCCAGAAACAAACTTGGAAGATTCCATAAAAGTTGCTGAGCGTATGCGTATTGAAATTTTAAATGCAAAGTTAGTATTAGATAAAAAAAGAATAGTTTATTTTACAGCTTCTTTTGGAGTAGTTGCAGCAAATAATAACTCAACTATTGATGATTTACTCATAAAAGCAGATAAAGCACTTTATAAAGCGAAAAATGCTGGACGAAATAGGGTATGTACTTATTAA
- a CDS encoding cation:proton antiporter, with product MEQIILMMLSTGVVAVILGIILKRFDVPPLVGYIISGIILVNIIGSNVEDSYILDQIAEFGIVFLMFTIGLEMKLENLIQMRKQVFVYGGLQIGLSILSFTFIAYFLFALDIKTSIVIGAALSLSSTAIVLKILNDTNKITKYYGQNSLGILICQDLAVIPILLMLTIFSTNGRAIGDLIINIVFSGIVLLIVMIIFGKYFLNHILKLVDKAETHELFIMIVLIIAIGASFLAHYLGFTYSMGAFIGGMLIAETHYKHQIEADLIPFRDLFLALFFVTVGMQIDVHFFSSHVLQVFALSIVIILIKALIIFSVMYFFVGKRVALQTSLTISQVGEFSFVIFTLATQNTLLDANTGQLLTLSVIISMVLTPFFLKNIEFITNKILQKKDINSEILNTSKELLNGHVIVCGYGSFGKQILLNLKNENIEHIAIIDNYEFFENALVHGEKVIFGNPAQKHILKEAGILKAKAVIIALHDVQSIILLSHTIKDINSQVKILAKVTKKSFLPDSIDSEDFVDIYDCTAEMLVERTMK from the coding sequence ATGGAACAAATTATTTTGATGATGTTATCAACTGGAGTTGTTGCTGTTATCTTGGGTATTATTTTAAAACGTTTTGATGTTCCACCTCTTGTTGGATACATAATATCAGGAATAATTCTTGTAAATATTATAGGTTCTAATGTAGAAGATTCTTATATCTTAGATCAAATCGCAGAGTTTGGTATTGTATTTTTAATGTTTACAATCGGACTTGAAATGAAGCTAGAAAACCTAATACAAATGCGAAAACAAGTCTTTGTTTATGGTGGGCTTCAAATTGGTTTATCAATTCTTTCTTTTACTTTCATAGCTTATTTTTTATTTGCTTTAGATATTAAAACTTCTATAGTTATTGGTGCAGCACTTTCTCTTTCTTCAACGGCAATTGTTTTAAAAATACTAAATGATACAAACAAAATAACAAAATATTATGGTCAAAACTCTTTAGGAATATTAATTTGCCAAGATTTAGCAGTTATTCCTATATTATTAATGTTGACAATTTTTTCCACAAATGGACGAGCTATTGGTGATTTGATTATTAATATTGTTTTTTCAGGAATTGTGTTGTTAATTGTAATGATTATTTTTGGTAAATACTTTTTAAATCATATTTTAAAATTAGTAGATAAGGCTGAAACTCACGAGCTTTTTATTATGATAGTTTTAATTATTGCAATTGGGGCTAGCTTTTTAGCACATTACTTAGGTTTTACATATTCAATGGGAGCTTTTATTGGTGGTATGTTAATTGCAGAAACGCACTACAAACATCAAATAGAAGCTGACCTTATTCCCTTTAGAGATCTATTTTTAGCACTATTTTTTGTAACTGTAGGAATGCAAATAGATGTACATTTTTTTAGCTCTCATGTATTACAAGTTTTTGCTTTGAGTATTGTAATTATTCTTATAAAAGCTTTGATTATTTTTTCAGTAATGTATTTTTTTGTTGGTAAAAGAGTTGCTCTTCAAACTTCACTTACAATTTCTCAAGTTGGAGAGTTTTCCTTTGTTATATTTACGCTAGCAACGCAAAATACTCTTTTAGATGCAAATACAGGACAACTACTTACACTTTCTGTGATAATTTCAATGGTTTTAACACCATTCTTTTTAAAAAATATTGAATTTATTACTAATAAAATTTTACAAAAAAAAGATATTAATAGTGAAATATTAAATACTTCAAAAGAGCTATTAAATGGGCATGTAATTGTTTGTGGTTATGGAAGTTTTGGTAAACAAATACTTTTAAATTTAAAAAATGAAAATATTGAACATATTGCCATTATTGATAATTATGAATTCTTTGAAAATGCTTTAGTTCATGGGGAAAAAGTAATATTTGGAAATCCTGCACAAAAACATATATTAAAAGAAGCAGGTATCTTAAAAGCAAAAGCTGTGATTATTGCTTTACATGATGTACAAAGTATTATTCTTTTATCTCACACGATAAAAGACATAAATTCACAAGTGAAGATTTTGGCCAAAGTAACAAAAAAGAGTTTTCTTCCTGATTCTATAGATAGTGAAGATTTTGTTGATATTTACGATTGTACAGCAGAAATGCTTGTAGAAAGAACAATGAAGTAA